The following coding sequences are from one Opisthocomus hoazin isolate bOpiHoa1 unplaced genomic scaffold, bOpiHoa1.hap1 HAP1_SCAFFOLD_258, whole genome shotgun sequence window:
- the B4GAT1 gene encoding beta-1,4-glucuronyltransferase 1, with the protein MAGVPNMAGVPSPVGNVGVPNALEVPKGFHDPGVPNALEDPNALEDPSVLEDPNVLEVTKGFHDPGVPNTLEDPNAPEVPRGFHDPGVPNALEVPNALKFPNILEVPKDFRDPGVPNTLEVPKTLEVPKSFHDPGVPNALEVPNALEDPNALEVPKGFRDPGVPNALEVPNTLEDPSVLEVAKDFRDPGVPNALEVPNTLEDPNALEVPNALEVPKALEVPNALEDPNAPGATTPSWDQVVFVLPAFEVREGTPVPGTKAELLQLWDAGDARPFYGTLCPRCQAPTDYGRWRALPPTPHLRVAYEAPWRDPWEPFYVGPAHGVPPFDERFLQYGFNRISQACELHVAGFRFAVLDGAFAVHRGFKEPGAFHGGREAELRRNRQLFRQFRARLRPRYPRSPRRC; encoded by the exons ATGGCGGGTGTCCCCAACATGgcgggtgtccccagccccgtcGGCAATGTGGGTGTCCCCAACGCCTTGGAGGTCCCCAAGGGCTTCCATGACCCAGGGGTCCCCAACGCTCTGGAGGACCCCAACGCTCTGGAGGACCCTAGCGTCTTGGAGGACCCTAACGTCTTGGAGGTCACCAAGGGCTTCCATGACCCAGGTGTCCCCAACACCCTGGAGGACCCCAATGCCCCAGAGGTCCCCAGGGGCTTCCATGACCCAGGGGTCCCCAACGCTCTGGAGGTCCCCAACGCCCTGAAGTTCCCAAACATCTTGGAGGTCCCCAAGGACTTCCGTGACCCAGGGGTCCCCAACACTCTGGAGGTCCCCAAAACCTTGGAGGTACCCAAGAGCTTCCATGACCCAGGGGTCCCCAACGCTCTGGAGGTCCCCAACGCTCTGGAAGACCCCAACGCTCTGGAGGTCCCCAAGGGCTTCCGTGACCCAGGTGTCCCCAACGCCCTGGAGGTCCCCAACACCTTGGAGGATCCCAGCGTCTTGGAGGTCGCCAAGGACTTCCGTGACCCAGGGGTCCCCAACGCCCTGGAGGTCCCCAACACCCTGGAGGACCCCAACGCCCTGGAGGTCCCCAACGCTCTGGAGGTCCCCAAAGCCCTGGAGGTCCCCAACGCCCTGGAGGACCCCAACGCCCCAGGTGCCACCACGCCATCCTGGGACCAGGTGGTGTTCGTGCTGCCGGCCTTCGAGGTCCGTGAGGGGACCCCGGTGCCGGGGACAAAGGCGGAGCTTCTGCAGCTGTGGGACGCGGGGGACGCCCGGCCTTTCTACGGGACGTTGTGTCCCCGGTGCCAGGCACCCACGGACTACGGACGTTGGCGGGCGCTGCCACCCACCCCCCACCTGCGCGTGGCCTACGAGGCCCCATGGCGTGACCCCTGGGAGCCCTTCTACGTGGGGCCGGCCCACGGCGTGCCACCCTTCGATGAGCGCTTCCTCCAGTACGGCTTCAACCGCATCAGCCAG GCGTGCGAGCTGCACGTGGCCGGCTTCCGCTTCGCGGTGCTGGACGGAGCCTTCGCCGTCCACCGCGGCTTCAAGGAGCCCGGCGCCTTCCACGGCGGGCGCGAGGCCGAGCTGCGCCGCAACCGCCAGCTCTTCCGCCAGTTCcgcgcccggctgcgcccgcgctacCCCCGCTCGCCGCGCCGCTGCTGA